The genomic region ggaCAAAAAACTACTACTAATTCTTTGTCTGCTTCAAAATGTTCCCAAATAATTAAGAGGGATATAACCCTatgtgcatatggcctttcttttcactatatctgtgtctttgtggtaaatacccaggaatgcaattgctgggtcatagggtagctctatttttaattttttgaggaacctccatgctgttttccaaagtggctgtaccatctccaaaagctagtaaaacaaaagcaaaaatgaacttttgggacttcctcaagataaaaagcttctgcacagcaaaggaacaagacaaagaggcaactcccagaatgggagaagatatttgcaaatgacactacagataaagggctggtatccaagatctgtaaagaacttctcaaactcaacacccaaaaaacaaataatcaagtaaaaaaatgggcagaagacatgaaaagacacttctctgaagaagacatacaaatggctaagagacacaggaaaaaatgttcatcatcattagccatcagggaaattcaaatcaaaaccacattgagataccaccttacaccagtcagaatggcaaaaatggacagggcaagaaacaacaaatgttggagaggttgtggagaaaggggaaccctcttacactgttggtgggaatgcaagttggcacaccaattttaagaatatttacacCTAcacagctatcaaaaagaatgaaatcttgccatttgcaaggatgcggatggaactagagagctaagtgaaaaagtcagagaaagacaattatcatatgatttcactcatatgtggaatttaaaaaagaaaacatgaacataggagaagggaaggaaaaaataaataagattaaaacagagagggaggcaaaccatgagactcttaactgtaggaaacaaactgagggttgctggaggggaggtgggtgggggatggggtaaccaggtgatgggcattaaggagggcacttgatgaaatgagcactgggtgtcatatgcaactaatgaatcactaaagtcTACCTCTGAAACTTAAAATACACTCTACcttaactaaatttaatttaaataaaaaaattttttaaaagaatatttacacCTGGACAGGAAGATTGTGGGGAATCCAAGTGAGCaaactttcactttttactttgaaTACTTGTATACTTTGTAGAGCATGTAATATTTTTGCAAGAAATGCATAATTTCAGTAAAAATTCTCTAATGTCACCATGATATCCAGTATCCTCCCAGGAGGACTCTTATGAGAACTAAGTGAGTTATATATGGAAAGGACCTCATCTAATGAAGACCTTGCCCCTGCTCAGCAAACCTCAGCTAATATAGTTCTCCTCCTTTACCCCTACAACTGTGTACTGAAAAATTTAGTGTCAAATTGTGCATTTCTGAGTGTGGCCCTTATGACAACTGAATGATTTGCTGTCACGAATTTGgggagcaaaacaaaaaaaatctcacttgCTATCTTCATCCATTTTGGGCATGATAAATGACTCCACCAAGTCCACCTGGTTATCACTTGATGTCTTGGGTTCCATTGGTATTTGTGTCATGAGTGTGGTCTTCAGGTAATCCACCTGCACTGATTTTGAAGCTGCTTATTGCCTCTCCCAAACTCTCTTGGCAAccgggagagaggagaaaaataggCAGTGCATACCCTCTTCCACATCTAATGTGAAAGAACCAAGGGTCTTTCCCTTTTAACTCACATTGGTTACCTTGGATCTGGAAAGGTTGTTCCCAACTGATAACCTGGGGGCATGCCAGGACTTCCTTTAACTTATCAGGAGCTTTGGTGAAGATGTGGTAAGTGTTGGTATAATGATCCAGGTCATCTTTCATCTCCTGATATAACAAATATTAATCATATTTACATGGCAGTacaatttacaaaatgtttttgcATATGCCAAGAGTGTTAGAGGCTCAATTATTTAATACCCTCTGTTTTTGGGAAGCGTGGGTGGCTCAgcaagttaagcatctgccttcaggtcaggtcatgatcccagggtcctgggatagagtcccgcatcaggcttcttgcttggtggggagcctgcttctccctctgcctgctgctccccctctgacaaataaataaataaaataataaataaacaaaatcttaaaaaaaataccttctgcTTTTCCCAGAGATGCAGACAGAAAATGGCCTTGGAATCCCTTGAGCAATAAATCACTATTGACAGACTGAAGGTGGTTGGTTTTGGATGGTGCTCTGAAGACAGCTGCTCTGGGAGGGTGGGTAAGTAGCTCCATTGCCTGAGATGGAAGTTGCGCCAGAAATAGGGTGTGTTAAGGGACTGAAAGAGAGTGCCTACCTTATGGAGCAAAATATAGGGAACAGGGTTGATGTCAAGACTTGGGGTCTGTGGGGAGGCCATGCCTAGGCTAATGTTGACTCAGCACTCTGGAGCTGGCATGGTGATTGGCTCTTGGTGTGCATGTGAATAGAGAGGACTTTTAGAAAGAGCAATCGCACCAGAACTCACAGCAGCACCTGGAGTGGAGGGCCCagtctcccactgcccctcatTCCTGCTTACCTTCTGCAGCTCACACTCCCCTAGGGGTTGTTACAGGTGAGTTGTGCTCTAATTCTCCTCATAACTATGGAAATGGAGAAGTGTGGGAGGAGGGGTTAAAATATCCCTACCCTGGGATGGAAGGGATTCACTACTTATACCCCCCAAATCTGAAAGATGGGAAAGACATTTTTACTAAATACATAGTTGGCTCTTGAACAACAgtggtttgaactgtgcaggtccactttcAAGcaaattcttttcaataaatacagtataatgctgtaaatgtattttctcttaggaTTTGAATAACagtttctttcctctagcttactttattttaagaatctAGTACACAATCCATGTAACATATTAAATATGTGTTAAtagactgtttatgttattggtaaggcttcagGTCAACAGAAGGCTActagtattttaagtttttgaagacTCAGGAATTCTACACAGAGTTTTGATGGTGTGGGGGTTGGTGTCCCTAAtgtctgtgttgttcaagggtcaactgtacatgaTTTATATATAGTTTAACAGCCCTCTGACACAGGAATTTTTGTCAACTTTGCTTTTATAGCTAAGAAAGGAGCAgtcttcccaaggtcacataactagtcACTTGGCACATTTAGATCTGAAACCCAACACTGATTCAGATATTATTGGATTATATTCATTTAGTCCCAGGGAAAGCAAAACATTTCCTATCCATTTCCAGCTACAAACATCTATCTTGAGGTATATGCCTGTGACTAGAATCTCAATGGAAAAGAATTGACCAGATGGGATCCCGATGTTATTTACAAGCCCTGGATTACTGGCTATTTGGTCTATAcccatgacttatttcactaTCCTCCCCTCTCTCCAAACAGCCCTTCCAAAATCTATATGGATCAGGGGTACCAAGGTTCTTCTCCTCAGGCCCCAGCTTCAGTTCCCTTATTTCCATACAGAGAACATCCTGAGCATGACTGGCTTGGTATTCAGTAGCTAGTGCTCTTACCACTTTCTGAGGCTGAGTAATGACTATCTGATAATCTGGCCAGGCATCAACCAGCACCTCCATGTTgaatgggtttttatttttaatgttgaaaatgGCACCATATACCTACAAAAGCAACAGATGAAGAGGTGAGGATGATGTTTTCCTTTGAAATAGGGTCTTGGAGATAGTTTGAGATATAAAGCCTGGAGTTAGAATCACTTAAGGGGATAGATCTAATGATTTTAGGATGGCTCACTGAACTATCCATTGGAGGGTAtgctgcaaaaacaaacaaacaagcaaacaaacaaacgaaacaGGAAAGGTCCACAAAATCTAAGGAAATAGCTAATTCAAGAGGAACTGGCTCCCctgacattttttgaaaattcattccattttttttcacttcatacTATACCAGTTTTTGGCACCTATTGTGTGTCAAGTGTGGAGAATTTCAAGGTGAGTATGACATGGCCACTGCATTCAAGAATAGCAGCATGGAGAGGTACACAGTGATTGTAATAGGACACGTGTTCTGATAGACACATGTACATGGTTGTGTGGGGTCTCAAGGAAGAAAAGCATTACCTTTCTAGGAAGTGGTGGGAAACTTACAGAAGTAATATTGGAATTTGGTCTTCATAGACAAGTCTTTTCCGGGCAAAACAGAGCAGGAAGGCAAGTGATTTCAGGTGAGAGAAAAAGTATGCTTGAGTACCTGAAGGTGTGGCCGATTGTATCATACCTGTTGGGCTCTGAGAGGCTTAGTGGTTGTAGCCTGTGGTATATAGCAGGGATGTGTTGGGAGATGAAGTGGAGAGGCTGGGACATTTTGTGATCAACCTCACAATTAAGGAGTGTGGACTTTATGCCTTGGACTGAAAGTTTAAAACAAGGGAGTGGTATGATCATACTTGTGTCAGATAAATGACTCTGATCACCATGTGTAGGTGAGTTAGTGATACTGGAGAAAAGCAGATATTGCAATAGCCTGGAGCAGATAAGGAAATCCACTAGAGATAGCAGTAGAATTTATTCGAACAAGGTTTAAGAGtccaaaggagaaggaggaggagaaagaggaagaagaaggagaaaagtagGTGTCTGATATGGGTATTAAGATCATCCTTGCAGGGGGAATCTGACTCTAGATTTCTATTTCCATCTGCCTAGAAAGGTTCTGAACCCTGAATCTATATGTCCACACTTTACTCCACTCTCCCAGATTTCTCCCTACTGTCTCACCTTCAAGGACTCAGGGATGCTCTTTTCCAGGGATTCATACATAATCTGCAGCTTCTGGGGTTCATGAAGCACGAACATCTTGTATAGCACCTCAGCCGCCCTTTCTCAGGAAGATGACCTAAGGAAacaacatacaaacaaaaatacctgGAAAGATGAGACAGGTGTCcaggaaaaggagggaggagaaatcaCCTAGGACATCATACATTGCCAGACATAATGGGCTTTAGAAATTATCAAGCCCAAACCTTTCATTTAGTAAATGAGAAACTAAAGCCCAGAGCTGCAGCTAGAcatcagggctcctgggtgatcTTTCTACAATTCCACAGAAAGTACCATAACACATCTGGTGAAATGAATCTCCCCATGCTCATTGATTCAAATTAGGCCAAGACTCTGAGAAGCAAATGTCATCCGCTGTCCAGATGCAAATGAAGAACAATGAATCTTTCAGAAAAACTGTCCCAAGGGACCCTGAGGTCCCTGGGCATGAAACACTTGCTCTAATGTTGCCATAGGATTAGTATTTTCAGGCATCATGAAAGAATGCAATCTTCTGGAAAAGATCCTAAAGACCATATTACATGTAGTTGCTTTTTCCTGAAGAACAAAATCATAGGAAGGAAAAATTATTGATCAGGGATGATATTACCCAAGTATAAGTGGCAAAATATAGAAACTGGAATTATACCCTAGCTATCTTAAAAAGAGAGCAAATCTTTGTGTTCAATAATTTCACTTTAGAAACTCATCCCAAGGAAGCAATAATAGATATCTATAGAgaagtaaatacaaagaaattcaCTGCAGTATTATGATACTGTAAATTTAGAAATGATCCAAAACTGGGGTAcgaggctggctcagtcagcagagtatgtgactcttgatctcggagttgagAGTTCGAGTCACACATTggatggagagattacttaaattaataaaacttaaaaaaaatagaaatgatccGAAATCCATTATAGAGGAATGCTTAAATTAATGGTGGCATATCCAAATTATGGATTACTGGGCAGCCATGAAAATGATGTCTTcaaagtgtgtttattttttatttttatttatttattttaagattttatttatttgacagagacacagagagagagggaacacaagcagggggagtgggagaaggagaagcaggcttcccgctgagcagggagcccaatgcagggcccgattgcaggaccctgggatcatgacctgagccgaaggcagatgcctaacaactgagccacccaggcaccccttcaaaGTGTGTTTAATGACAGAGGAAAATGTCCATGttataaacaaaggaaaataccTAATACAATCCCAAAGGAGTAATATAAAAGTGAACAGGTAAACGGttatccatatatatgtatgtgtgtgtatatccaccaaagtctttctaaaacaaaatagtatataaataagatacatatatgaactttttccagttttatacACAAGAATATCTGacttacatataattatatatatatattatatatattatatatattatattatatatatatataatatatatttatattacatataccTGATCAGGGTATATATGATACTTAAAGACACTGATAACACTAGCCATATTTTCTAAAAACCAACAAGTACAAGAAATTCAAAGCAATTTTGAAGGCTTAGAGTGGAGccatcaatttatttatttatttttaagatattatttatttgaaagagagagtgtgcaagtggggtagggagaggaataagcagactcagtgctgaacACAAAGCCCCATTCGGGGCTGGATgccatgaccctgcgatcatgaactgagttgaaatcaagagtcggacactaaCCAATTGAACTTtccaggtgccccaccatcaatttatttttaatcataacaATCCTGGAAAATCTAGCACCTCCTGTATATGTGTGGTATATGTAGCCAGAATCCAACCAAAAGGAAGCacagtggttaagaacatggTCTTTGAGTCAAACAGATCAGGACTCAAACCTGGGCTCCTCTACTTGATAGCTGGGTCACTTTAGGTACATTAATTTATGTGAAACTCTCTGAGATTTactttcttcatccataaaatggggataatacctaCTTTCTACATTGCCCTCAGGGTGACATCATGaactgtatatgtatatgaagTATTTAGTGTTCTGTTAGATGGTGTATACATGTGATTCTGAGGGAAATTGTAAAGACCTGCAAGTCAAATCAAGAGGACCATTCTAGAGGACAGGAACATAACCAAAGCAAACTACAGCTTTACATATTGCACTATATATAACTTGCCCACATAAATCTGTTAACATAAAATAGTCATCTTGAAGCAAACCACAGCTCTAGAGCAAGCTAGTATGTTTCTGGCACTGTCTAGGATGATGGATATATGAACCAAATGGCAAATTATTCTGCTCATTCTTCAGGCCTTTTATAGCATATTTCCCTAGAAGAGTGTAATCTCCTTAAAAAGTAGACCATGTCTTATTCTTCCTTAAGTTCAAGCATCAAGTacagcacttagcatagtgtagCCATCAATGAACATTTTGTTCAAGGAATGAATGGAATGAGTGAGGCATAGAGATGGGGCCCTTGGGATACTTTTCCTTGAAGACTAAGCAACAATTTTCTTCACTCTGGGTCCAAGCTTAGTCAACATTCTAAGAAAATGTGGCTGCTacttctttcaaataaagaagaaaatgtttagtGATGAGTTGTTTTTAGCATCCTCTGTCAGATATATAAGATGTAGGGGGATGCATTAAGAAGGGATGGGAGAAAGGTTGTGCATAACTTTTGTTCCCTGATGCCACTTGCCATCATCCACAGCACATGCTCTCCCATTTCTGTGCCATGTTACAGCCAACTGCCCTCTGCAGCAGGATCCGTTCTTGGCTCCCACCCGGTGGACACATCTATCTCCAACTCATCCTGGGGCTTCCATGTGGTAGAATCCTTCTGGCTAAATCTAATCCAATAGACACTTTGTTATGATCAtccataaaaatatatagacaaatataGATGTTTATCAAGATTAGAGAAGAGAGGTCAACAGAGGAGACTAGGGAGTAGCAGCCCAAGAAGAGTGTTAAAAGTAAGAGGAGAAACATCTCTGAAGTCAAAACAGGAGAAACTTACTTAAAGGAAGGAATAACCAGAAGAGTCAAATGATGCTAAGAAGCTAAGAGAGAGCAGTACTAAAAATGCCAGTGCAATTTGGAGTGGGGTATTGATTACTGGTCTGGTGAGAGACATACCAGGGAATGATGGAGAAGAAACTAGGTAAACAGGATTAGAGACTAAAATGGACTGTGAGGAAGTGAAGATAAGTTTTTAAAGACATTGgccaggaaaaggaagaagaatataAGAGTATGGAGGGAGAAACAAGAGTGTAGGAGCTCAAATGAAGGCATTTCTTATCAGATGAGAGAGATAAGTATATTTATGCTAACTGCAGAAAGCCAGGTATGATGGAAAGTAATTGACAAGTCCATGGATATAACAGGAAGTGGAATAGGGAAAGATAAATAGCTAAGTCCACTgaccaggcactgttccaaatCCTTTATGTTTATTAGTTCATCTAATCTTTAACCTTATCTCTAAGTGTAGGTGTTGGGATAGTTTTGGATGGGAAGAATACCTCTTCTACTGAGATGGGAGGGAAAGATTTTAGTTAAGGTGTATGCACGTGGGTATGTGTGTGAGTACCTGGGGTTAGACAAAAGAGCAGAAAGTTGACAAATTATCTTTGACTATCTATTTTATGGAAGAAATAGAAGGACAAGTCCCCTTGGAAATGAGTAGGGTGAGAGAGTGTGCCAGGAGGgtgtagagaaaaaagaataagtctTTATGGGAAATGGTCAGGGTTTGAATGGCATCTGATGTTAGTGGTAGAAAGCGCAGTCCAGGTATACATATAGGGATCTCCAGGCATATCTTATGCAGGTGCAGGTGCAGAAGGAAAACCAACACTTGGGAGTAATATTCATCCACATATATGAGCTTAGTACCCAGAGAgtagaagcagagaaaacaaatttaaatcaaACAGTCTagtgcagcaaaaaaaaaaagataagggcCAAACTATTTGAGAACAAGGAAAtgagagactttattttttaaaatattttatttatttacttgagacagacagagagagagagagcacaagttggggggcagggttagagggagagagagagagagaagcagacttcctgctgtgCCGGGacccagacatggggctcgatccctggaccctggtatcaggacctgagctgaaggcatatgcttaaccaactgagccacccatttcCCTGGAAATGAGAGACTTTAAACTGAATTTAACGTGTGGGATctagaagagagaaggaaggaaataaaggaggATGGAGACCAATCAAGTGGCACAATATGGAGAAAGCAAGGATGAAAACACTTTATAAGGTCAaagaatagcaatggtgatagggGAAATGTATTCAAACTATAGGATAGTGGGGTCATAAATTAGACTATTAGAGGTTAGGATTTCAGAGGTCAGTTCAGGATATATGGCTATTGGCTTCAACATTAAGTCAATAGAGTAGGAGCCAGTAAGGGACAGGGAGCTTTGAGTGTGATAGACATCACCACGATGTGGCAGGagtttgacagagagaaaaggcTGTGAGTCAGGTGCCAAATGCATCCATCAATGAAGAGAAATTTGGCAGCAAACAGGAAAGAGTCTGACTTCATCTTAGTCATCTGGCACAGAACTCAAAGAAAGGCTTTCCATGCAAATTGACAAGTAACACTTTAGAAAATGGGTTAGAGGCCAGGAGAGTGCTGAATCTTATCTTTATCAGTGTTTCCATGGGTGTCTAGAGGGTGCAGGGACAGGTACATGTGTATCAGTTATTTATAATTCAAGGAAAGGATTTGGCCTGCTTACCAGTTTAAAATGACACACACTAGCGTGGTAGATTCTTAAAGTACTTTCTGGGCCCCAGAGACATACATTTTGAGGACTTGGTTCTCAACATTGGAATTTGTGAGTGCTTCTCCCAGGGATTGCAGGGGTGGAAAAGTGATTTaacaaaatcaaattatttaGAATCAGGATTCTGATTAATTTAAAAGCCTAGAGAAAAGACTGGCTGTCCAAAACAATTCTGCATACCTAAATTTTCTTTGTAGATGTGGATACACACCACCTTCTGTCACTGCTCAGTGTGACAGTGGAGAGGCTTCGGGAGCTACCACCTTACAGTCTCATCCACACTAAACTTGAACTGACTCAGGTTGTCAGTGTTTAGTATAAAGCTCCACGAAGTTGTGGGTTCTTCTTGAGCAAACTGGAGGTTCTGTCCTTTGACATTAAGTCAGAGGTGTTGTAGACCAGAGGAAGACCAGGATTATGTTCTATATGAGCAACTTCTATGATTATAAGAAGTTTCCCACCGAAGTTTTTGATTTATATGCAATCACTTATAGCTGATTGGCTATttcaaagcaataataataagGCAACCATAGAGTTGGCAAAAATGGCTCggctgcagcattatttaaacgGTATCACTAAGACAAACAAAAGACCTGGAAAATTTGACTTCACTGCAAAATGCCTGGTTTAATACCTTCCACCATTTATAACCTGGAAAAGCTGAGAACACCCCTGGGCATTTTCTGTTAGTATAAGAACTGAGTTCATACACCATGGCCTTTGCATTGTTTAGTGAAGTGGACAGTGAAGAGGAcaaatgagggagggagaagaataaACAGTTACTGGACAAAAGCATGGGAGGGGTTGGAATTCATTTTGGAGAGGAATGGAGGTAAAATTGCTTCTCCAAGTGTTCTCCTCACATCGTCTACATCAAGAACATCTGGGCTTGCTTGTTCAAATTACAGGAATTTCTCTAAATCAATGGAATCAAGGTATCCCAGAATGCTTGGGAATCTGATTTCATACAAAGCTACCTAAAAGAATTTGGTCTACATTAAAATTTggagacactgagagagagaggagagggtaaATAAGCTTTCAACATTTTACCCACTTTCTGGAAATGCTATGGAACAAGATCAAAAATTTTAATCACTCATGAAGTGAGAAAGGCAAGAGTTATTTTCACTCAAATCAGGAAGATGATGTTGAGAGAATGAATGTCTTCCACAAAGTCACAAAACTAGCCAACAGCAATGTCTCAACTGAAGCCAAAGACCAGGTTCTTTTAACGACACCATGATTCCCTACCCTTGGACAGTTTATATCTTTTATGAACCTACTTCATTCATTTAGATAAAATTGTAAATACCACAGATGAGGATTTGGCACTATGTATGTGCTTGTTATATAAGGTCTTACAGTTTTAGTAATTCCACTTTTTGAACAAAAAATGGTTCACAATCTATCAAAGAATTTTGACACACTTGTAATTTTCTATGATTAATTGGTTCACAAATTTATATTAGTTACAATATGTtaatttatcctcattttacatatgttGCTCTATTTCCTCCCAGTAAaagcatattttctttcatagttGAGATCATACTGTGGATAGCTGAGGTCACACAACTTTGTGTCCCACACTGAGCATCACATAAGTAATTTCTCAAGCTattgaaaatttttctaaagataaTCTATAATGGTTGCACAGTTGAATTGCCAAattaagaaagaattttatttcatgaTATTTGAACTCTCCTAGAAAGTCCCTATATAGGAGACATAATTACTAACATAAAGTTCCTGGGTGCCCTCTTTCTTACTTACATAGATAGGTATGGACActcatttttgtttctaatgGCTTATTCTACCAAATATTCCGACCCCAAATAGAATCACTCTTATTACTCACACCTTTATGCAACTTGGACACTTTGGGATCTTTTATATGCAAACGGACAGTCTTTTGTAAATGTGTagaaaagaaggtagaaaagagaaaaagagggaaaccAGATGGTAGAGTAGTATAATGAGAGATCTTCTCATGGAGACATTGCAAAGACAAGTGTATtagggcaggccaccccaaaatTTCAGTGACTTAACATGCAAGTAAAGTAAAACTTTACTTCTTGCCCACATCACAGTGCCATATGAAGTAACAGAGACTCTGTCCCACACAGTCCTAACAGGATGCAggctttaaattccagttagttaacatacagtgtaatattagtttcaagtataccatgtagtgattcaacacttccatatatcatgGGTGCTCATCCCatcaagtgcactccttcatcgcCATCACCTAtataacccatccccctaccccctcccctctgatagccatcagtgtgttctctatagttaagagcctgtttcttggtttgactcTCTCTCTTTAGAATGCAGGCTTTTCCATATTATTATTCTGTCTTCCTCTAAGACTTCAGAGTTTTCTCCAATCAGCTCATAAATAGCGGAAGAGAGGAAGGGCCAGCCCTGGAAATGGTGCCGTCACTTCACTAAAATTCCACTAGCCATAAATCAGGCCTATGACTATACTTAACTACAACTGAGACTGGACAATAGTCTCTAGCCATGgtctcaaggggaaaaaaaaagagagaatatggtATTGATGAGCACATGCAGAACCTGCCACAATGAGGGAAGctggaaaatgaataaagaagccCAATGGAGGAGGCAGTCAACATCTTCCAAATTCTAAAATCAGAAAGGCCTTGCTACATGAATGTAGAGCCAAGCACAAGGAAATTGGTATTCCCTGCAACAGACTTCCACTAACCTAACTTAGGGAAACTGTA from Zalophus californianus isolate mZalCal1 chromosome 11, mZalCal1.pri.v2, whole genome shotgun sequence harbors:
- the GLYATL2 gene encoding LOW QUALITY PROTEIN: glycine N-acyltransferase-like protein 2 (The sequence of the model RefSeq protein was modified relative to this genomic sequence to represent the inferred CDS: inserted 3 bases in 2 codons; substituted 1 base at 1 genomic stop codon), which codes for MFVLHEPQKLQIMYESLEKSIPESLKVYGAIFNIKNKNPFNMEVLVDAWPDYQIVITQPQKVEMKDDLDHYTNTYHIFTKAPDKLKEVLACPQVISWEQPFQIQGNQCELKGKDPWFFHIRSSKSVQVDYLKTTLMTQIPMEPKTSSDNQVDLVESFIMPKMDEDSKKGSFQNILDASHVGLVNEQWNFGKNGRSLKYIECCLKNFPGFGVXGPEGDTISWTVMEXSCEMRMGYTVPKXRDQGYMKKIGSHFIKYFIQKKMPFNFHVSKDKENLQPLRSVEFKSAPCGWHQWKCTPRKYC